GACACCGGCTCCCCGCACTCGTCGCACGCGTCCTCCGTCATGCCCGCTACGTGCACGCCACTCGTAATAAACCCCCGCGCCACGCGCGAGCGTTCGCGGCGACGTGAGCCCTGTCGTGCGGAACGCGCGGTCGCGGGCAGTCCGTGGCGGTCAGGTGGTGCGGAACGCGCGGTCGCCGGCGTCGCCGAGGCCGGGAACGATGAAGCCGTTCTCGTCGAGTTCGTCGTCGATGGCGACGGTGAGGAGGTCGACGTCGGGGCACTGGTCGGCGACGCGCACCAGGCCCTCTGGCGCGGACACCGCCGACAGGCAGATGAGGTGCTCGGGCTCGGTTGCGCTCTCGAGGACGTGATCGAGGACGGTCGCCATCGTCGATCCCGTTGCGAGCATCGGGTCCGCGACGATGACGGTGTCCTCTTCCGTGATCTCGGGGAGCTTCACGTAGTCGACGGTGATGGGGAACTCGCCGTCGTCGTTCCGGCCGGCTTCCTCGTCGCGGCTCGCGGAAATGACGCCCTGGCGAGCGCGCGGGAACGCCTTCAGGAGTCCTTCGACGAACGGCGTCGCCGCGCGCAGGACGTTCACGATGACGACGTCGTCGAGGCCCTTGACGCGCTCGCCCATCGTGTCCGCCATCGGCGTCTCGATCTGGACGTACTCCGTCTCCATCCGTCCGTCGATGATCTCGTACCCGCAGATGCGGCCGAGTTTCACGAGGCCCTTCCGGAACGCGACCTGCTCGGTGTCGACGCTCCGGAGCTCCGACAGCGTGTCCTTCGCGAGGGCGTGCGTGACGAGGTACGCCTCGTCCCGGTTCTCGATCGTCATACCAGAACGCCCGATTCGCGGCCAATAGAAACTGTCGGTCGGCCGCGCTTCCCGTGCTCAAAGCCACCACGCGTCGCGATGGCGGGTAGCGGGTGAAGTTTATGTACGCGGCCAGTATAGGGTCGTAGCCAGATGGAAGAGAGCATCTCCGGCTTCAAAGTCCGCGGGTCGTGGTCCGACGTCGTCGAGCACGGCGAACGCGTCACGCGGGCGTTCCGGGACCTCGACGTCCCGGCGTCGTCCTACGAGGCGGCGTTCGAG
The Halorubellus sp. JP-L1 DNA segment above includes these coding regions:
- the upp gene encoding uracil phosphoribosyltransferase → MTIENRDEAYLVTHALAKDTLSELRSVDTEQVAFRKGLVKLGRICGYEIIDGRMETEYVQIETPMADTMGERVKGLDDVVIVNVLRAATPFVEGLLKAFPRARQGVISASRDEEAGRNDDGEFPITVDYVKLPEITEEDTVIVADPMLATGSTMATVLDHVLESATEPEHLICLSAVSAPEGLVRVADQCPDVDLLTVAIDDELDENGFIVPGLGDAGDRAFRTT